In Mycolicibacterium phocaicum, one DNA window encodes the following:
- a CDS encoding cupin domain-containing protein: protein MEKISLTALARQHLDAAKNGNGGRSAHTVFGGHEHALRQTLIALADGNELGEHESPGEATLQVLQGRVRLVAEQASWDGMAGDHIIIPPTRHSLKALADSVVLLTVVKQPAR from the coding sequence ATGGAGAAGATCTCTTTGACCGCGCTCGCCCGTCAGCATCTGGACGCCGCGAAGAACGGGAATGGCGGGCGCAGCGCGCACACGGTCTTCGGCGGCCACGAGCACGCGTTGCGGCAGACGCTGATCGCTCTCGCCGACGGCAATGAGTTGGGCGAACACGAGAGCCCCGGCGAGGCCACGCTTCAGGTGCTGCAGGGGCGGGTGCGCCTCGTCGCCGAACAGGCCAGCTGGGACGGCATGGCCGGCGACCACATCATCATCCCGCCCACTCGGCACAGCCTGAAGGCGCTCGCCGACTCGGTGGTGCTGCTGACCGTGGTCAAACAGCCGGCGCGTTAG